One window of the Oncorhynchus mykiss isolate Arlee chromosome 5, USDA_OmykA_1.1, whole genome shotgun sequence genome contains the following:
- the LOC110523959 gene encoding uncharacterized protein KIAA2026 isoform X3, whose amino-acid sequence MKVQTDTCNPSKVPQNDMSDKRDSHHSHFFSLNQDCRSELCSGSQQQKVHLVSSDSKWHSTQCSRLVTEGLSNGTSLENVNVLSHGSSTNDFALRHGVPEISNDLSLPEVYIPTTVRVEEDLSYELQQAYRIFHGFLLEKHKGITTPFLHPIGFKDHTDRAEGQLKQSMCFRRMEEKFVSREYETITEFVADFRLMLENCYRHHGVDHWISKQAQKLEIMLEQKLTLLSRTLREKTTLAVTSKGRFGTEDERGPVGTSTRRRSVPRSLATITVGGNESIMIQALRLEEQQKAKEEKRQRELEKKEAEENSAKEVEEWERSLLSQVAQNPVKTLWELPAIGHFLCLAQAALNLPEIVFFELERCLLMPRCSVFLSKIMSSLLCQPQRRGMLHRRPALTYRRWESELRQRVQGWYYAMGTAEDQGWMAEQLGLSHQFFRTTGEVSPLEENPFHLLPFIQRVWLLKGLCDNVYETQKDVQDAVLGQPIHECRESILGYDGNENAYIHFPHFCGADLRIYCQSASMPPDFPFPAVWVRRVEPDEGISEDSDEQKDSEHLVSMETEDYEEKPGSDRMSGRIKGENGGTSRGGQFHTWGMEEDEDSSVSVEDGDKEDYKPKQNRHTGSSTPSSHIKDFVGRGCVKKKPQEVEYRPDRLQVKQEEGSDSSSSGSSSESCETRLSVGEHSYTGKFPALPGEITGRPSVAVPMRQTDVKVDGDKLTEGLRPCPRCVSRMGAKSEDNHRCRCAKNKASTTSASGAGHTRKMNLTEDNMDRIRAKKKKRKKKREVRAAGGQRRPDRTRLCKAKAAKSTLQRAATNIKKKDKRKKRKMAGKKLSSKKKPQLPVEHGFRLVCTSLEELRELISRTEDELDELESTKKRSERWYFRREAVKDLHITLIRLLNELSPWEPKLVKAFHRNRLRLKKDYDDFKKHPDCDNFVREEWVAEDVDRSTGDDTRLTEEEELQQQDQTFQRILWTGEDSVQLRAEALRGSFTVVTRQEMLTLNEHRPSTRGLKRLHSGIDEDPSPIKRGRIGSNEMTTSPEGSEMENRPRETNPAAQRAGETSPVVTPMAGFQRAYKPVQLHTLLAKSVGNKVTLIHHQPGTGVIRHVGQAQSKDCASSMQATKLQPSLPQSSRYLPRPTTPTSKNSQTVHTTPIPKSPIQVVYKIPEGMGLVRKDGSPVKIEVQPILDQKTGNKIMQRVVILPSNMLIQKSEDKSLPQQLRTLQVPAFKDSTPLSQSSGFTMPQHHDNRILTPSTTISPRLQTSLTPGYKIVQLPGCKASSTTQNVIPNRSNPVSAASTDPSKPPDRKQELKTVCIRDSQSILVTTRGGNTGVVKVQSSDQSRPGSIPASPVITISPQFKAFLVSKTFPPAATTVPVVTSSPVAQSRSGPSLLRSSTVTSSTTTRQSPITAVIPMATSQTAGSDVNVAVNQGCTVSSTLAVNTQLLKSIVTVPGKPAGATQTSLVQCVNKPVLKRVGLDEKGRSPPFTKFILVSPSSNITSVAATKVTSTTAPSALPGQSFMFISQSPSTGNPKPASSVSGPTTQSIPTEAMKIGLNLGQAIGSANFRALNKVQSINLLPGSQIRLPQQANLCRPVSALAQSTLKKTFVSASKSGLLATPSSHIVTSTAHLPSSTLLTGSQLQVIPSSSVIPNLIKVAGQPGPSIIRGLISSNTPVSVTTPLSPVKTSLLTSPAQVSQSQNSVGVATPAQMLNTPQSPTAPISTQQSSPVQPAGNTNPVSSTITTLQQKIVINTTATLAGGTQILLNNTRFVVPPQGLGPGQHVLIISSPAVPVAAPSPRGAIPATGVPQGPMLPGLALPAQSPRMARPPGTHQPQQAALRSPTLAAPSTVKVGPSIPVSFTVPRQMVAVRASLSPTSTTTNSSPQVSHWLPAPATIHTHVVAAPHLTQPEGMGGFSLSSLPGSPSAAQMAGVAQSPSKQLPLHTALGVNTPLKAQQLMSFMQPMGVVSRSRTQVLPAVAVPPIGSTVSRMQTLPVATIPSIGSAFSSKQASPVATVSPSNCTIIMTPAQPIRTVMSAETIRMPTVLSNPQQQQILGLGKPPLQPLQAPASAVQTTSPTTKLLVSPDCAVLNLARGPTTITGLPEMANKSLAALVVTPNPPGRVPLPSANTANPLMPTQAE is encoded by the exons ATGAAAGTGCAAACTGATACCTGCAACCCATCCAAGGTTCCACAAAACGACATGTCAGACAAAAGGGACAGCCACCACagtcattttttttctctcaaccaAGACTGTCGGAGTGAACTGTGTTCAGGGTCTCAGCAGCAGAAAGTTCACCTTGTATCATCAGACTCAAAGTGGCACAGCACTCAATGCAGCAGGCTAGTCACCGAAGGACTCAGCAACGGAACCTCCCTGGAGAATGTAAATGTTCTTTCCCACGGTAGTTCTACCAATGATTTTGCACTAAGACATGGGGTGCCTGAAATCTCAAACGACCTGTCATTACCTGAGGTCTACATACCTACCACAGTTAGAGTTGAAGAAGACCTTAGCTATGAGTTACAGCAGGCCTATAGGATATTTCACGGGTTTCTCCTGGAAAAGCACAAAGGCATTACGACTCCATTCTTGCACCCCATCGGCTTCAAGGACCACACTGACAGGGCCGAGGGTCAACTTAAGCAGTCCATGTGTTTCAGAAGGATGGAGGAGAAGTTTGTTAGCCGGGAGTATGAAACCATCACAGAGTTTGTGGCAGACTTCAGGCTGATGTTAGAGAACTGCTACAGGCACCATGGTGTCGACCACTGGATTTCTAAACAGGCGCAGAAATTGGAGATTATGCTTGAGCAGAAATTGACACTGCTGTCAAG GACGCTGCGAGAGAAGACCACTCTGGCGGTGACCTCCAAGGGTCGTTTCGGGACAGAGGATGAGAGGGGGCCTGTGGGCACCTCAACCAGACGGAGGTCCGTGCCTCGCAGCCTGGCAACTATAACAGTGGGGGGAAATGAGTCCATCATGATCCAGGCACTCAGGCTGGAGGAGCAGCAGAAAGCCAAGGAAGAGAAGAG GCAGCGGGAGCTGGAGAAGAAGGAGGCGGAGGAAAACTCAGCCAAGGAAGTAGAGGAGTGGGAGCGCAGTCTTCTCTCCCAGGTGGCCCAGAATCCCGTGAAAACCTTGTGGGAACTCCCTGCCATCGGCCACTTCCTCTGCCTGGCCCAGGCAGCTCTCAACCTCCCAGAGATAGTGTTCTTTGAGCTGGAGCGGTGTCTTCTCATGCCTCGCTGCAGCGTCTTCCTCTCCAAGATCATGAGTTCACTTCTCTGCCAGCCCCAGAGGAGAGGGATGCTCCACCGCCGCCCAGCCCTCACATACCGCCGCTGGGAGTCCGAGCTGCGTCAGAGGGTGCAGGGCTGGTACTATGCTATGGGTACAGCGGAGGATCAGGGCTGGATGGCTGAGCAGCTCGGCCTCTCCCATCAGTTCTTCAGGACGACCGGGGAGGTTAGTCCCCTGGAGGAGAACCCCTTCCATCTCTTACCCTTCATTCAGCGTGTGTGGCTGCTCAAAGGCCTGTGTGACAATGTGTATGAGACCCAGAAGGATGTGCAGGACGCTGTGCTGGGCCAGCCCATCCACGAGTGCCGCGAGTCCATCCTGGGCTATGACGGGAATGAGAACGCCTATATCCACTTCCCGCATTTCTGCGGGGCGGACCTGCGTATCTACTGCCAGAGTGCCAGCATGCCCCCGGACTTCCCCTTTCCAGCTGTCTGGGTCAGGCGGGTGGAGCCTGATGAGGGAATATCAGAGGACTCGGACGAGCAGAAGGACTCTGAGCATCTGGTTTCCATGGAGACAGAGGACTATGAGGAGAAGCCTGGTTCTGACAGAATGAGTGGTAGGATTAAAGGGGAGAATGGGGGCACAAGCAGGGGTGGGCAGTTTCACACGTGGGGaatggaggaggatgaggactCTTCTGTTTCTGTAGAGGATGGTGATAAGGAGGACTATAAGCCTAAACAGAACAGACACACTGGCTCTTCTACTCCCTCCTCACATATCAAGGACTTTGTGGGCAGAGGGTGTGTGAAGAAAAAGCCACAGGAAGTGGAATATAGGCCTGATAGACTCCAGGTGAAACAGGAAGAGGGGTCGGACTCATCCTCCTCTGGGTCATCCTCAGAGTCATGTGAGACGCGTCTCAGTGTGGGGGAACACAGCTATACGGGCAAGTTCCCTGCTCTCCCTGGTGAGATAACAGGTAGGCCTAGTGTGGCTGTACCAATGAGACAGACTGATGTTAAAGTCGACGGGGACAAACTCACTGAGGGGCTGAGGCCATGTCCAAGATGTGTCTCCAGAATGGGGGCAAAGTCAGAGGACAATCATCGCTGCCGTTGTGCCAAGAACAAGGCATCAACAACCTCAGCTTCTGGGGCTGGCCACACCCGCAAGATGAACTTGACAGAGGATAACATGGACAGGATTCGGGCCAagaaaaagaaaaggaaaaaaaagAGGGAGGTACGTGCAGCAGGTGGACAGCGCAGACCAGACAGGACCCGACTCTGCAAGGCCAAGGCAGCTAAATCCACCCTCCAGAGAGCTGCTACCAACATCAAGAAAAAGGACAAGAGAAAAAAACGCAAAATGG CAGGAAAAAAGCTGTCTTCAAAGAAGAAACCTCAACTCCCAGTTGAACACGGATTTAGG TTGGTGTGCACCAGTCTAGAGGAGCTGAGGGAACTCATCAGCAGGACAGAGGATGAGCTGGATGAGCTGGAGAGCACCAAAAAGAGATCT GAAAGGTGGTATTTCAGGAGAGAAGCCGTGAAAGACCTGCACATCACTCTCATAAGGCTGCTCAACGAGCTCTCCCCATGGGAACCCAAACTGGTCAAGGCTTTCCATAGGAACAG GCTACGTTTAAAAAAGGATTATGATGACTTCAAAAAGCACCCCGACTGTGACAACTTTGTCAGAGAGGAGTGGGTGGCAGAGGATGTGGACAGAAGCACAGGTGACGACACTAGGCTGACTGAAGAGGAGGAACTGCAACAGCAGGACCAGACATTTCAGAGAATTCTGTGGACAGGAG AGGACTCAGTGCAGCTTAGAGCAGAGGCATTGAGAGGCAGCTTCACCGTGGTAACCAGACAAGAGATGTTGACCTTGAATGAGCATAGACCTTCCACTCGGGGCTTGAAGCGCCTGCACAGCGGTATAGACGAGGACCCAAGTCCCATTAAGAGAGGCAGGATTGGCAGTAACGAGATGACAACTTCTCCTGAAGGATCAGAAATGGAAAACCGACCCAGGGAAACAAATCCAGCAGCACAGCGGGCTGGAGAGACAAGCCCAGTTGTAACACCTATGGCTGGTTTCcaaagggcctacaagcctgttCAACTACATACCCTGCTGGCTAAGAGTGTAGGGAATaaagtgaccttaattcatcatcAGCCTGGTACAGGTGTTATCCGCCATGTTGGTCAGGCACAAAGCAAGGACTGTGCTTCTTCCATGCAAGCTACCAAACTTCAACCGTCTTTACCACAAAGCTCTCGATACCTACCACGACCAACAACACCAACATCTAAAAACTCACAGACGGTCCATACCACGCCCATACCAAAGAGCCCCATACAGGTTGTATACAAGATACCTGAGGGCATGGGTCTGGTCAGGAAAGATGGGAGCCCTGTGAAAATCGAAGTACAGCCAATCCTGGACCAGAAAACAGGGAATAAGATAATGCAACGAGTGGTCATCCTGCCATCGAACATGCTCATTCAAAAGTCGGAGGATAAAAGTCTGCCCCAGCAACTAAGGACTCTCCAGGTCCCAGCCTTTAAAGATTCCACTCCACTGTCACAAAGCTCTGGGTTCACCATGCCTCAACATCATGACAACCGGATCCTAACTCCCTCAACTACCATCTCTCCTAGGTTGCAGACATCTCTAACTCCAGGTTACAAGATTGTCCAACTCCCTGGTTGCAAAGCAAGTAGCACTACCCAAAATGTTATACCAAATAGATCCAACCCCGTCAGTGCGGCATCTACTGATCCAAGCAAACCTCCGGACCGTAAACAAGAGCTGAAGACTGTGTGCATCAGGGACTCGCAGTCCATTCTAGTCACCACTAGGGGGGGCAACACTGGCGTTGTCAAGGTGcagtcatctgaccagagtagacCTGGTTCGATACCTGCCAGCCCTGTCATCACCATCTCTCCACAGTTCAAAGCCTTCCTCGTGTCCAAGACTTTTCCACCTGCTGCCACTACAGTCCCTGTGGTCACCAGCTCACCTGTAGCCCAGTCGCGATCAGGACCTTCACTGTTACGGTCTTCAACTGTCACAAGTTCAACAACTACACGCCAGTCTCCGATCACTGCTGTCATTCCAATGGCCACAAGTCAGACCGCGGGTTCTGATGTTAACGTTGCTGTAAACCAGGGCTGCACTGTTTCTTCTACACTTGCTGTTAACACACAGCTACTTAAAAGCATTGTCACTGTACCTGGTAAACCAGCAGGTGCCACCCAGACGTCTCTGGTCCAGTGTGTCAACAAACCTGTTCTGAAAAGGGTAGGTCTAGATGAAAAGGGTAGGTCCCCCCCATTCACAAAGTTCATCCTGGTCTCTCCCTCCTCAAACATCACGTCTGTGGCTGCAACCAAAGTCACTTCCACCACGGCTCCCTCTGCTCTTCCAGGTCAAAGTTTCATGTTTATCAGCCAATCACCATCTACAGGTAATCCAAAACCGGCATCATCCGTGTCTGGACCCACCACACAATCGATACCCACTGAAGCAATGAAGATCGGACTCAACCTCGGTCAAGCTATTGGTAGCGCTAACTTCAGAGCTTTGAATAAGGTCCAGAGCATCAATCTGCTTCCAGGTTCTCAGATAAGGCTACCACAGCAGGCAAACCTTTGCAGGCCAGTTAGTGCACTCGCAcaatctactttaaaaaaaacatttgtatccGCCTCAAAGTCGGGCCTTCTTGCAACCCCATCGTCTCATATTGTCACTAGCACTGCACATTTGCCGTCCTCCACACTGCTGACTGGATCTCAACTACAAGTCATCCCTTCATCCTCTGTGATCCCCAATCTAATCAAGGTAGCTGGGCAGCCAGGGCCTTCTATAATCAGAGGTTTGATCTCCAGCAACACACCAGTGTCAGTCACTACACCGCTAAGCCCTGTCAAAACATCCCTCCTCACATCACCGGCGCAGGTTTCTCAGTCTCAGAACTCTGTCGGTGTCGCCACACCTGCTCAGATGCTAAACACTCCACAGTCTCCAACTGCCCCTATATCCACTCAGCAGTCCTCTCCAGTACAGCCAGCTGGTAATACCAATCCTGTCTCCAGCACCATCACCACTTTGCAACAAAAGATTGTCATCAACACCACTGCTACTCTTGCAGGCGGCACGCAGATTCTCCTCAACAACACCCGTTTTGTTGTTCCTCCTCAAGGCCTTGGGCCTGGCCAGCATGTCCTCATAATCTCCAGCCCTGCCGTGCCTGTGGCAGCTCCTAGTCCCAGGGGAGCGATCCCAGCCACCGGTGTACCACAAGGGCCAATGTTACCTGGGCTAGCCCTACCTGCACAAAGCCCCAGAATGGCCAGACCACCTGGGACACACCAGCCTCAACAAGCAGCACTTAGATCCCCAACCCTGGCAGCACCATCCACTGTGAAAGTTGGACCCTCTATCCCTGTTTCTTTCACTGTCCCTCGCCAGATGGTGGCTGTTCGAGCCTCACTATCgcccaccagcaccaccaccaacAGTTCTCCACAAGTTTCACACTGGCTCCCTGCTCCGGCCACCATACACACTCATGTGGTTGCAGCTCCACATTTAACTCAACCTGAAGGGATGGGCGGCTTCTCACTCTCTTCCCTGCCAGGAAGTCCCAGCGCAGCTCAAATGGCAGGAGTTGCACAGAGCCCATCAAAACAGCTCCCTTTGCACACAGCACTTGGTGTCAACACACCACTCAAAGCACAGCAGCTAATGTCATTCATGCAACCTATGGGAGTGGTCTCCAGGTCCAGGACACAGGTGCTGCCGGCGGTAGCTGTTCCCCCAATAGGGAGCACTGTCTCCAGGATGCAGACTCTACCCGTGGCAACCATACCATCCATCGGGAGTGCTTTCAGTAGCAAACAGGCGTCTCCTGTGGCAACTGTGTCTCCATCCAACTGCACTATAATCATGACACCAGCACAACCTATCAGGACGGTAATGTCGGCAGAGACTATCCGCATGCCCACTGTTTTATCCAATCCTCAGCAGCAGCAAATACTGGGCCTGGGCAAGCCCCCTTTGCAGCCTTTACAGGCACCTGCATCAGCAGTACAAACAACCAGCCCCACCACCAAGCTACTAGTGAGTCCTGATTGTGCCGTTTTAAATTTGGCTAGAGGCCCTACCACCATCACAGGCCTGCCAGAGATGGCTAACAAGTCTTTGGCTGCGTTGGTTGTTACTCCTAACCCCCCTGGGAGAGTGCCGTTGCCTAGCGCAAATACTGCCAATCCCTTAATGCCTACACAGGCTGAGTGA